Sequence from the Phaeodactylum tricornutum CCAP 1055/1 chromosome 20, whole genome shotgun sequence genome:
CACAAAAACGGTGGGAAGACAGAAAACTGGAGTGTCCACAAGAGCATCCCTTGCCACGATGAACATTCAATGTTTTATTCTCTTATACTCTCTGTTCATTCTGTCGTCTGGGGTATTGGGGATTGGCGTAGAGAAGCTCGTCTCAAGAACAGATGACCGTGCCTTGAAGCGCTTCTTGCAGGGGAAAGGAAAGGGGCGAGGAAGCCGCTCAAGTAGCGGCGAGAAGAAACGCACCAGCTCCAAATCtacaaaaagcaaaatgcAGAAAAGCTTGAGGTCAAAACAATCATCTTCGCCCACCTCTTCTGCCTACCCAACACCATCTCCTACCCCTCCACCAACGGTATTACCTACTCATGCATTTGTGGCGATAACAGCAtcgacgaaaagcaaaaaggcGGGAAAAAGCCGAAGTGGCAAAAGCAGATCAAGCTCAAGTAAGGCAGGAAGCAGTGAGTCAAAGTCGAAGAAGTCCGACAATTcgaaggaaagcaagaaaTCAAGCGCCCCAACGCCATGGCAACCTCAAGAGACTTCAGAACCAATAGCCACACAAACACCGCAGTCCCTCCCCCTTCTGATGCCAACTACATCGCCCTCGTTTCTGGAACCAGCTACGGATGTGACTGGCACTCCTCAAGATGTAGCAACTGTTCCGACCGAGCTTCCCTCCAATGACATGGAAGGTGAGCCAACGCTACCGCCTCGGATCGAACCCACGGTTACTCCCATCGAAGAGCCGACCGTTGTTCCGCGTGTGGAGCCTACTGTATCTCCCGTTCCTGAGCCTTCATCATTGCCAGCTCTGGAGCCATCGCTTACTCCAGACGTTGAAGCAACAATAGCCCCCACAATTCTAAGCCCGACCGTTGCTCCGGGTGAAGAGCCTTCAACTGTTACATTCGACACAGCTGCCCCCACGTTGAGTGCAACAGAATCTAGCGTTCCCACGGCTACCGAAGTACCCACGAACAGTCCTACATCTGGGAGAAGTGCAAGTGATAGGCCAGTGGCTCCTGATTTGGACACAAATGCACCCACGCTTCTGTCCGGAGTAGAACCAACTGTAGCGACGATACCGAGCTTAACCATACCCCCTGCGGATTCATCCATTGAAATCACACGCTTTAGTGTGGAATACGATTTCTCGCAGGGTACATCACCATCTGAGCAAGACTTTAAAGAGGCTGAAGCTGTCACAACGGCGTACATTGAAGAGTATTTGAATTCATTTTTCGATTTCAAAGACGAAGTAACCGTGGATAGTATATCCATCAATCCAGTCACCACATTGAATAACCCAGTGCAAATTCAGTATGATGCAACCGTCGAGTTCCTCAAAAGCTCGAGTCTCATTCCTTCAGCCTTGGAATTGGACAATCTAATGATGGCTGCCTTTCAACTACCTGCTGTGCAAACTCTTCTACTTCTCCTTGGAAATTTACCCGAACAGAATCCCTTTTCGTCAACAGGAAAAGTCGCCTACTCGCGTTTGCCAAGAGTCGGTGAGGGCCAAATAGCATTGGCAACAGGGCAAGGTCTTTCTGTAGTCGGAATCGCTGCTCTCGTGACAACCGTTGCTCTTGTATGTGCTATTGGTGGCGCATGCACTGTTCAGAAGTGCAGCGAATCGGCACTTCTACAAAGGTATAAGCTAACTGCGTTGGACGACAGGATACATGGAGTTCACACAATGGAAGTGATTGATTCCACATCTGATTGCTCATCGTCAATCGGAGGGCCGTCCATAAATCCTCTCGGTGGTATAGAATGCGATGATGATATGACGATAGAGTTTGGTCCTAACGAAGAAACACGTGGTGGATATGACCCCCTCTTCCAGGCTCCCTTTAGGATTTCGCAAGGAGATCTGATACGATGATTTTTGGAACCCCTTCTTTCAGGTTCAAAAGTATAAAACCCTAAATTTACTAGAGAAAGAAGGAGATCATCACCGATGTATGTGACTGCTTGTTTCAGGTATTCTGTTTACTCTAGATCAAGGAGTACTTCCCTCGAAGTGCATATATTAATTGTAAGTGCTGAATCTCCTGGTGCCCACTTAAAGTTGGTGGTCATCGCACCTATACATATTGATCAAATATTGTCGCATGTTTCAGTATTGCTTTCCGTTTTACCTTTGGCATAGCGTCGGACATTTCAGGAATATCAGGATATCTACAATGGAGTGTATTTCCCAATTTCGAAATGCGTTGAGCGTTGGAATCACTTTTTTCCTCAACATCGCAACGTGCGACCTTGACCTGACATGCGTCCTTGACATGCGTGGTCTTTTTTATGGCTATAGATCAAAGCAAGTCGACAAACGCATTAACTTAGTGCGAGATTGAGAAAAGACATCATCGCGTATCGTCCGCTGTCAACATTGAACACCATCATTGAAGATGACAACACAACGACGATGGTCAATCTTGATTTTTGTTCTATGCGGGCTACAGCGTATTTCTCAAGCGCAGCCTTCTAAAGGTACCAGAAAGCTTCCACCACTGAGGCACAGTATATTCGAGACACGATCTTGGGGCTCCTCTGAAACGGGGAAGGGGGAAGGGAAGTCCAAGAGCAGTAAACGAAGCTCTCAGACATCCCATCCGAAAACACAAGGTACGCGCCCTAAAAATTGCGATTTGCCATGTTCCTTTTTAAATGGATTTCCAATTCACTTTCCCCCCTTGAATTGCAGCATCGTCAAAAACGGGAAAGGGAAAAGATGGCAGAAGCTCGAAAAAGTCGAAGAGTTCGAAGTCGAAGAAATCAAGCAAAACATCATTGAAAACGTCGACGCCAACTGCGGTTGTGCAACCTACAAATGCTCCGAATACAGATACTGCAGATCCAACTTCTCGACCATCCCCGCCAGCTATTTTTCCCACTGCGATCCCCTCTGTAAGCCGGCAAACAGTTTCTCCAACACAGGTCGCCGAGACTGAGACGCCCACTCTACTCCCCACGTTTGTACCCATGTCTTTAGAGGCAACTGACCAGCCAACTGTTGCTGAAACAACAGCACCGACCGCCGCTGGACCAATCGTTGTAACGGTTATCCCTACTATATCCCAAACTCGGCCGCCAGCTACAAATGAGGTCGAGCCAACACTAAGTCCGCACCTTGATACAAGCTCCCCTACTGCTCTCCTGGCACCAAACCGAGAGACATCAACACCTACAATACGTTCTACGACAACACAAACACCCACCGGCATAGGAGAGGAAACAGCGACACCGACCATAAATTTTAGTGCGACACAAGCACCAAGCACCACAACAGTCGACACACCATCACCGACGGTAGATTCTATTGCAACACAAGTACCAACCACCATGACAGTGGACTCCACTTTGCCAACCTCAGGACCATCTACCAGAGCGCCATCAGCAGCCACTGATACCGAAGCTTCGCCCTTCGTTATTACGTACCAAACAAGCGATAGTAGGGAACCAACACCGGAGGAGTTCGATCAAGCTCAAGCGGTCACCCTTCAATATCTTGAAGACTTTTTAGTGGGGGAATACGAGTTCAACTTGATCACAGCGCTCAACGACGTTTTGGGATTGGCTCTTTCAGAGTCAACAGATCCTTTGGCTGTAGCGTATGCAACCACACTACTGTTTTCGTCAGAATCAGGATTTATTCCATCTCAGGAAGATATAGATGTGCAGGTTTTTACCGCATTTCAAGAACAGGCTGTTTTTGATCTCGTAGCAGCACTTCAAGGCCTGCCTCCTGAAAATCCCTTCTCATCGACTACAAGCGTCCAGTTCACTTCTTTTGTGATCGAAGTAGTGCAAGCATCTGAGACATCCTCAGGAAGTACGGTGGCTTTCGGAGCTCTTATTGGGATGATCTTGTTCATTTTTGGTTTGCTCGCGTCTCGTGTTGTGTATCGGAAGCCATCGTACATCTCTGTTGACAACGACATCCCCCATAGGGTAATAATTCCTGGACAAAGCAACATCATGGCATTCATGGACTGTGAAAGTGAAGCATCTTCTCGCAGAACTTCAGCGAATTGAAGCAGAGACCACATAAATATGTGAATCTCTTAATTCGGCCCCAGCCATGTTCGACATGAGACCTACAGTTAGCAGTACGACTCAGTACTGTATGTtatttcctttttcattcCGCTTTCCTTTTACAGTACGAAAACTACCAAGTTTGAGTTTTGCTGCAGATTTGCTATCAGGGTTTTACCGGTATCCCTACTCCATTATCTAGCGGTCCTTTCAGTCGCTCCAAAGTACATATGAGATCGTCAGCTGCGGCCGGCATCCCGTCCACCAAACGGCTCGGTTTCTATCGGCAAGAGCggaaaaaagagaaagacgGTATGCATCATTGTATCTGTCTCCAAACCCTTTTTTATTTTTAACATGCTAGGCAAGGAGGGCTCGGCGACTGTGGAAGTGTACCGTAACGAACAACTCATTTCTCAGGCTGCGCGTGTATGCAAATATAAACAATTTGGGGAACGAGACAACGATATGGGAAGAGTAAAAAATAGATCGAAACAATCGTATCCCTGTAGCAGGTGGTTTAAATCTACGAGGTTCCTGGTGTACTACGACGGGCAGAAAGATGTCCTGGCAAAACGATGTCGCCATTCCCCACCGCTTTCTCCAGAGCAGCCATGGCATTTCCCAGTGTCCTCAGTTCCATTGCTGCAGACGATTCGTTCTCTTTCGCCCAATTTATGATGAGCGAGATGACTAGCTCAGTGGAAGCTTCTCGGGCTCGGATTAACCGTCGAAGAGCGAGCTCATGAAGCTCTACTTTGAGCGATTTGCTTAACAAATGCGCTTCCTTTGTTTCCATCACAGCTGTGTGCGTCACTTCCTTGCCGAGAACATCCAGTTTTTCGCGCAGGTCTTTCGCAAGCTGTGGTAGCTGCTTCCGAGTAGCAACATTGATGGCCGAAGTGATGTCTGTCCGCTTCTCAAACATTGTTAACGTTTGCGTACGCTTTTGGCTGAAGTATTTTTCCAATTGAATGCCGACGCACTCCATGTAAACAAAGCTTTCTACGATTTCAACACGCTCATAGTAGTCATGAAGAAGATCGGATAGAATCATCAGTAGCCGGTCGGTCTGTGAGTCTTTCAACTTGGCATAGGCTAGAGCAAAATCGCCGACGCGGTCTCCCATCAGATCATGCTTCGGTCCAATCGACTCCGCCTGAAAacatgctttccaattcAGAGGATCACTGGTGTCTACACTCAATCTCGATAAGAGTGCAATCGACGGTGACGAGCTTTTGGCTACGTTTTCGATATCAACGAAGCTACCACTaaacaattttgaaatttcCGTCAAAAATGCGTCACGGCTTTCACGAAGGCCTCCGTTGCCTTCCACAGCATTCCCTTGTACCGGTTTCGCTCCTGTCATTGATTCTTTCAAAAGCTCAACGGCTTCAACACATCTGTTTAAATTTTCACGTAGACCAATTGCATACTTTCGGATTAGTCGCAAATCTTTAGTAGTCTCTTCTACGCGAATGTTTGGGTCGTCAACACCGACAGCTTCAATGATGGCCAGGGCCAATTCGGCATTCCACTTCCCTAACCGTCCCCCAGCGATCCGCAACGCCTGTACCCGCCTTATGTCCTTCTTAACTTCCCGAGGATCATCCTCATCTTCAATCCGGCATCCGCCATCAATCAAAGAGTCGCCGTCGCGTTGTCGAGGAAACTTCCTCGAATTAACACCGATGTTCAGGAGCCGATGCAGCAAATTCAATTCATTTTTGTTGTCCTCCTTTTCCTGCATTTTATGACGCGATGTCATGTCCAAGACGGCGTCCTTACTGACGTTGTTGCACGTTGATCGCAGGGAAATGGCTGCCGAATTCAGCAGGGCGCACTGCGTGGCTTCTGTATTCCAATATCGCCATGCCATGCGGGCTGTTCTCAACGGCGTAGCCTGACAAAATGTCGTCAACGTGTATCGCAGCACACGTTCGTCGCCTTGCAGTTTGACTTGCTGCGCACGTCGTTGAAAGACTGTCTCCGTCGGATGATCCATTCGTGGCTTTGGTGAAGTAGGCGCAGTCGACGTGTGCAGTGATCGCATGGCCTGTCTCTTTACGTCGTCAACCTTCAA
This genomic interval carries:
- a CDS encoding predicted protein yields the protein MNIQCFILLYSLFILSSGVLGIGVEKLVSRTDDRALKRFLQGKGKGRGSRSSSGEKKRTSSKSTKSKMQKSLRSKQSSSPTSSAYPTPSPTPPPTVLPTHAFVAITASTKSKKAGKSRSGKSRSSSSKAGSMQIQYDATVEFLKSSSLIPSALELDNLMMAAFQLPAVQTLLLLLGNLPEQNPFSSTGKVAYSRLPRVGEGQIALATGQGLSVVGIAALVTTVALVCAIGGACTVQKCSESALLQRYKLTALDDRIHGVHTMEVIDSTSDCSSSIGGPSINPLGGIECDDDMTIEFGPNEETRGGYDPLFQAPFRISQGDLIR
- a CDS encoding predicted protein — translated: MTTQRRWSILIFVLCGLQRISQAQPSKGTRKLPPLRHSIFETRSWGSSETGKGEGKSKSSKRSSQTSHPKTQGTRPKNCDLPCSFLNGFPIHFPPLNCSIVKNGKGKRWQKLEKVEEFEVEEIKQNIIENVDANCVSPTQVAETETPTLLPTFVPMSLEATDQPTVAETTAPTAAGPIVVTVIPTISQTRPPATNEVEPTLSPHLDTSSPTALLAPNRETSTPTIRSTTTQTPTGIGEETATPTINFSATQAPSTTTVDTPSPTVDSIATQVPTTMTVDSTLPTSGPSTRAPSAATDTEASPFVITYQTSDSREPTPEEFDQAQAVTLQYLEDFLVGEYEFNLITALNDVLGLALSESTDPLAVAYATTLLFSSESGFIPSQEDIDVQVFTAFQEQAVFDLVAALQGLPPENPFSSTTSVQFTSFVIEVVQASETSSGSTVAFGALIGMILFIFGLLASRVVYRKPSYISVDNDIPHRVIIPGQSNIMAFMDCESEASSRRTSAN